In Pseudonocardia cypriaca, a single genomic region encodes these proteins:
- a CDS encoding nitrile hydratase subunit alpha, producing the protein MSGHHSSSEIAVRVRRLEERLIGAGLTSDDQLDAIIGRVSSGSPANGARAVARAWVDPAFRERLLADGNRGLEEIGLSMSSGPQPQRFTVVENTPTRHNVLVCTLCSCYPIALLGPSPSWYKSEAYRARVVREPRAVLAEFGLELPAHTEIVVHDTSAESRHMVLPMRPDGTDGLGEAELAALVTREGLIGTAVV; encoded by the coding sequence ATGAGCGGGCACCACTCGAGCTCGGAGATCGCCGTCCGGGTCCGCCGGCTCGAGGAGCGGCTGATCGGCGCCGGGCTGACCAGCGACGACCAGCTCGACGCCATCATCGGGCGGGTGTCGTCCGGTTCCCCCGCCAACGGCGCGCGGGCCGTGGCCCGCGCGTGGGTCGACCCGGCGTTCCGGGAGCGGCTCCTGGCCGACGGGAACCGGGGGCTCGAGGAGATCGGCCTCTCGATGAGCAGCGGGCCGCAACCGCAGCGCTTCACCGTCGTGGAGAACACCCCCACCAGGCACAACGTGCTCGTCTGCACGCTGTGCTCGTGCTACCCGATCGCGCTGCTGGGCCCCTCGCCGTCCTGGTACAAGAGCGAGGCGTACCGGGCGCGCGTCGTCCGAGAGCCACGGGCCGTGCTGGCGGAGTTCGGGCTGGAGCTGCCCGCCCACACCGAGATCGTCGTGCACGACACGAGCGCCGAGAGCCGGCACATGGTGCTCCCGATGCGCCCCGACGGCACCGACGGGCTGGGCGAGGCGGAGCTCGCCGCGCTCGTCACGAGGGAAGGGCTGATCGGCACCGCGGTGGTGTGA
- a CDS encoding ATP-grasp domain-containing protein gives MALVLGARVIEVVRSLAMERIPVGVVTPTGDPARWSRYARNVLTWDWMLPAERHDEALADRLVRFARQQASPPVLMYCSDQSMVFVSQHRERLAEGFRFVVPDAALVEAMEDKARFAALAEAHALPVPPTVVLDHCQENPPDELLDLGLPLIVKPTARDRTWVTAAGSSAKAVRIETKEELLEFWPRVRCLSKPAIAQEIVPGPETAVVSYHVYVDDKGEIAGEFTGCKIRTIPVEYGHTSSLTITDDPEVTRLGREVCRALDLRGVAKIDFKLGPDGRLHLFEINARLTLWAHPGAQAGVNLPAIMYADLTGRPRPDSTRTRTHMDWVHPKDVVAARAHGISMTQWLSWMWRTRPVTGVWKWDDPGPLLGMAAVRVKGKAFRSPTPAAD, from the coding sequence ATGGCACTGGTTCTGGGCGCACGCGTCATCGAGGTCGTCCGGTCACTCGCAATGGAGCGCATACCGGTCGGGGTCGTCACCCCGACCGGCGACCCGGCCCGCTGGTCCCGATACGCGCGCAATGTGCTGACGTGGGACTGGATGCTGCCCGCCGAGCGGCACGACGAGGCGCTGGCCGACCGCCTCGTGCGGTTCGCCCGGCAGCAGGCCAGTCCGCCCGTGCTCATGTACTGCTCGGACCAGTCCATGGTGTTCGTCTCCCAGCACCGCGAGCGGCTCGCCGAGGGGTTCCGCTTCGTCGTACCGGACGCCGCACTGGTCGAGGCGATGGAGGACAAGGCGAGGTTCGCCGCGCTGGCCGAGGCGCACGCGCTGCCGGTGCCGCCGACCGTCGTACTGGACCACTGCCAGGAGAATCCCCCGGACGAGCTGCTCGACCTCGGGCTGCCGCTGATCGTGAAGCCGACGGCCCGCGACCGCACGTGGGTCACCGCGGCGGGCAGCTCGGCCAAGGCGGTCCGGATCGAGACCAAGGAAGAGCTGCTCGAGTTCTGGCCACGGGTCCGCTGCCTCAGCAAGCCGGCCATCGCCCAGGAGATCGTTCCGGGACCCGAGACCGCGGTCGTCAGCTACCACGTCTACGTCGACGACAAGGGTGAGATCGCGGGCGAGTTCACCGGATGCAAGATCAGGACCATTCCGGTCGAGTACGGCCACACCAGCTCTTTGACGATCACTGATGACCCGGAGGTCACGCGGCTCGGCCGGGAGGTCTGCCGGGCATTGGACCTACGTGGCGTCGCGAAGATCGATTTCAAGCTCGGCCCCGACGGCCGCCTGCACCTTTTCGAGATCAACGCGCGGCTGACGCTCTGGGCGCATCCCGGCGCGCAAGCGGGCGTCAACCTCCCCGCGATCATGTACGCGGACCTCACCGGCCGTCCCCGGCCGGACAGCACGAGGACCCGCACCCACATGGACTGGGTGCACCCCAAGGACGTCGTCGCCGCCCGCGCCCACGGGATCTCCATGACCCAGTGGCTCTCCTGGATGTGGCGCACGCGGCCGGTCACCGGCGTCTGGAAGTGGGACGACCCCGGGCCGCTGCTCGGCATGGCCGCTGTCCGGGTCAAGGGCAAGGCCTTCCGGTCGCCGACCCCAGCAGCAGACTGA
- a CDS encoding acyl-CoA dehydrogenase family protein, whose product MNTEERAIVEVVREFVDHEVRPVVRELEHANTYPEKLVEQMKELGIYGLAVPEPWGEVAVSMPCYALVTAELARGWMSLAGAMGGHTVVAKLLVAYGTEEQQGRYLPRMATGEIRATMALTEPGGGSDLQAMTTNARRDGDSYVVNGAKTWISNARRSQLIALLCKTDPTTEPKHRGVSILLVEHGPGLTVSPDLPKLGYKGVEACELVFDDMRVPTDALLGGVEGRGFAQMMKGLETGRIQVASRALGVAQAAFDDALRYAQERESFGKPIWQHQSIGNYLADMATKITAARQLILHAAERFEAGERSDMEAGMAKLFASEVAMEVALNAVRIHGGYGYSTEYDVERYFRDAPLMIVGEGTNEIQRNVIAAQLVKRGGLGRA is encoded by the coding sequence ATGAACACCGAGGAACGGGCGATCGTCGAGGTCGTGCGCGAGTTCGTCGACCACGAGGTCCGGCCCGTGGTCCGCGAGCTGGAGCACGCCAACACCTACCCCGAGAAGCTCGTCGAGCAGATGAAGGAGCTGGGGATCTACGGCCTGGCCGTGCCCGAGCCGTGGGGCGAGGTGGCGGTGTCCATGCCCTGCTACGCGCTGGTCACCGCCGAGCTGGCCAGGGGCTGGATGAGCCTGGCGGGGGCGATGGGCGGGCACACGGTCGTCGCGAAGCTGCTCGTCGCGTACGGCACGGAGGAGCAGCAGGGCCGCTACCTGCCGCGGATGGCCACCGGCGAGATCCGGGCGACGATGGCGCTCACCGAGCCGGGTGGCGGTTCGGACCTCCAGGCGATGACGACGAACGCCCGTCGCGACGGCGACTCCTACGTCGTCAACGGGGCGAAGACCTGGATCAGCAACGCGCGCCGATCGCAGCTGATCGCGCTCCTGTGCAAGACCGACCCGACCACGGAGCCGAAGCACCGGGGCGTGTCGATCCTGCTGGTCGAGCACGGGCCGGGGCTCACCGTCTCGCCGGACCTGCCCAAGCTCGGCTACAAGGGCGTGGAAGCGTGCGAGCTGGTGTTCGACGACATGCGAGTCCCCACCGACGCGCTGCTGGGCGGGGTGGAGGGCCGCGGGTTCGCGCAGATGATGAAGGGCCTGGAGACCGGCCGGATCCAGGTGGCGTCGCGGGCCCTCGGCGTGGCGCAGGCCGCCTTCGACGACGCGCTGCGCTACGCCCAGGAGCGGGAGAGCTTCGGCAAGCCGATCTGGCAGCACCAGTCGATCGGCAACTACCTCGCCGACATGGCCACCAAGATCACCGCGGCCCGGCAGCTGATCCTGCACGCCGCCGAGCGGTTCGAGGCGGGCGAGCGCAGCGACATGGAGGCCGGGATGGCGAAGCTGTTCGCCTCCGAGGTGGCGATGGAGGTGGCGCTGAACGCGGTGCGCATCCACGGCGGCTACGGCTACTCCACCGAGTACGACGTCGAGCGCTACTTCCGCGACGCCCCGCTGATGATCGTGGGCGAGGGCACGAACGAGATCCAGCGCAACGTCATCGCTGCCCAGCTGGTGAAGCGGGGTGGGTTGGGGAGGGCGTAG
- a CDS encoding glycosyltransferase family 4 protein — protein MGDTIPKAGTIDRLIVQQYDPRRTVTIGGIVTCLRGVLDYAPPGVTLAVVGVDDSGSGDPLGRWQTVRRGDRDVWFLPVARIDSTRPKGYVPHSARLVAGLLRYRKRIPRAASVQAHRVDVGLFTRVLFRGPLVYCIHTQERGLLGPTSDSFWRFTGRLHEWLDRTIARRARRVIVFNPSYAEKVRRWNPRTVSAPTWFDPAITTRAAEPAPPAVVWVGRLEVPKDPELAVRTFAALAQAEPDVPWTLELIGSGTLRPTVEALIAGQPADVAARITMRGQLAAADVAEARSRSGVFLMTSHAGYEGFPRVLVEALAAGLPAVVTEGADTGGLVRDGVSGFVCGRDPAGLADAVRRARELDHDQVVNTVAALSAPRVVRELFFPDRAE, from the coding sequence ATGGGGGACACGATTCCGAAGGCCGGCACGATCGACCGCTTGATCGTCCAGCAGTACGACCCGCGCCGCACCGTGACGATCGGCGGCATCGTCACCTGCCTGCGCGGGGTGCTCGACTACGCGCCGCCCGGCGTCACGCTGGCGGTGGTCGGCGTCGACGACTCGGGGTCGGGTGACCCACTGGGACGGTGGCAGACCGTGCGGCGCGGGGATCGCGACGTCTGGTTCCTCCCCGTCGCGCGGATCGACAGCACCCGCCCCAAGGGGTACGTCCCGCACTCGGCCCGGCTCGTCGCCGGGCTCCTGCGCTACCGGAAGCGCATCCCGCGGGCCGCTTCGGTGCAGGCACACCGCGTGGACGTCGGGCTCTTCACCCGCGTGCTCTTCCGCGGGCCGCTCGTGTACTGCATCCACACCCAGGAGCGCGGCCTGCTCGGGCCGACGTCCGACTCGTTCTGGCGGTTCACCGGGCGGCTGCACGAGTGGCTGGACCGGACGATCGCGCGGCGGGCGCGACGCGTGATCGTGTTCAACCCGTCCTACGCCGAGAAGGTGCGCCGCTGGAACCCGCGCACGGTCTCCGCGCCCACGTGGTTCGACCCCGCGATCACCACCCGCGCGGCGGAACCCGCCCCGCCCGCGGTGGTCTGGGTGGGCAGGTTGGAGGTGCCGAAGGACCCCGAGCTGGCCGTCCGCACCTTCGCCGCGCTGGCACAGGCCGAGCCGGACGTGCCGTGGACCCTCGAGCTGATCGGTTCGGGCACGCTGCGCCCCACCGTGGAGGCGCTGATCGCCGGGCAGCCGGCTGACGTCGCTGCGCGGATCACGATGCGCGGCCAGCTCGCCGCCGCCGACGTCGCAGAGGCGCGCAGCCGCTCCGGGGTCTTCCTGATGACCTCCCACGCGGGCTACGAGGGCTTCCCGCGCGTGCTGGTGGAGGCGTTGGCGGCCGGGCTGCCGGCGGTGGTCACCGAGGGCGCCGACACGGGCGGGCTGGTCCGCGATGGCGTGTCGGGTTTCGTCTGCGGACGCGATCCCGCCGGGCTCGCCGACGCGGTCCGCCGGGCCCGCGAGCTGGACCACGACCAGGTCGTCAACACCGTTGCGGCACTCAGTGCGCCGCGCGTGGTTCGGGAGCTCTTCTTCCCCGATCGGGCCGAGTAA
- a CDS encoding metallophosphoesterase family protein, with protein MRIGLLSDVHANLFALQAAIARLRAEGVDAWICAGDLVGYGPHPNECVETIAELGPTCVAGNHELMLLDALPVTRAGWLARRTIAWTRDVVRPDVRTYLADLPYTATAAGVAVAHGSPGDPEEYVRTEERAAELLRPVPAGQLLVLGHTHRPWLTGADTGTAFPVDAPPRSATVPLTADEPYLVNPGSVGQSREREPVPRARFALLDLARAEVRFFAEPYDAAATRAALRARRLPPDTVHVRPGRVAATARRVRRLVHQAAHRP; from the coding sequence ATGCGGATCGGCCTTCTGAGCGACGTCCACGCGAACCTGTTCGCGCTGCAGGCGGCGATCGCCCGGCTCCGGGCGGAGGGGGTCGACGCCTGGATCTGCGCCGGTGACCTCGTCGGCTACGGCCCGCACCCCAACGAGTGCGTCGAGACGATCGCCGAGCTCGGGCCGACCTGCGTCGCGGGCAACCACGAGCTGATGCTCCTGGACGCCCTGCCGGTGACGCGGGCGGGTTGGCTCGCCCGCCGCACGATCGCGTGGACCCGCGACGTCGTGCGGCCAGACGTCCGCACCTACCTCGCCGATCTGCCGTACACGGCGACCGCCGCAGGCGTCGCCGTGGCCCACGGGTCGCCCGGCGACCCCGAGGAGTACGTCCGCACGGAGGAACGGGCCGCCGAGCTGCTGCGCCCGGTCCCCGCGGGGCAGCTGCTCGTACTCGGTCACACCCACCGCCCGTGGCTCACCGGCGCGGACACCGGCACCGCGTTCCCGGTCGACGCACCCCCGCGCTCGGCCACCGTGCCGCTGACCGCGGACGAGCCGTACCTGGTCAACCCGGGCTCGGTCGGCCAGTCCCGCGAGCGCGAGCCGGTCCCGCGGGCCCGGTTCGCCCTCCTCGACCTCGCGCGCGCAGAGGTGCGCTTCTTCGCCGAGCCGTACGACGCCGCGGCCACCCGGGCCGCCCTGCGCGCGCGACGCCTCCCCCCGGACACCGTCCACGTCCGGCCGGGGCGCGTGGCCGCCACGGCCCGCCGCGTCCGGCGCCTCGTCCACCAGGCGGCGCACAGGCCCTGA
- a CDS encoding SH3-like domain-containing protein: MTEPRFAVGDRVRTSTVDPPHHTRLPRYARGHVGEVVDVQGTWPLADDRARGLPEPRVEPVYTVRFPAEDLWGPPGGHWVHVELWESYLEVAT; the protein is encoded by the coding sequence ATGACTGAACCCCGGTTCGCCGTCGGCGACCGCGTGCGCACGAGCACCGTGGACCCGCCCCACCACACCCGGCTGCCGCGCTACGCGCGTGGCCACGTCGGCGAGGTGGTGGACGTGCAGGGCACGTGGCCGCTCGCCGACGACCGGGCGCGGGGCCTCCCCGAGCCGCGGGTGGAGCCGGTGTACACGGTCCGCTTCCCGGCCGAGGATCTGTGGGGGCCACCCGGCGGGCACTGGGTGCACGTGGAGCTGTGGGAGTCCTACCTGGAGGTCGCGACATGA
- a CDS encoding SH3-like domain-containing protein, whose amino-acid sequence MSRVNDVGGQSGFGPISAEEDEPPFHADWEARVYALNVAMLRQGVYNLDQFRDAIERMPPAEYLAASYYERWLHAVETLTANHD is encoded by the coding sequence ATGTCGCGGGTCAACGACGTCGGCGGGCAGTCCGGCTTCGGGCCGATCTCCGCCGAAGAGGACGAACCGCCGTTCCACGCCGACTGGGAGGCGCGGGTCTACGCGCTGAACGTGGCGATGCTGCGGCAGGGGGTCTACAACCTCGACCAGTTCCGGGACGCGATCGAGCGGATGCCGCCCGCCGAGTACCTCGCGGCGTCCTACTACGAGCGCTGGCTGCACGCCGTCGAGACCCTGACGGCGAACCATGACTGA
- a CDS encoding glycoside hydrolase domain-containing protein: MYSLAILDNVDPFIGTAATSLPPASGLAATWWWPKPQVGNTHPGATSPLGMVSACAYSGAYPTGYGRYSKNTEGVPEEMFETLQASGFTHFQQSGTGAIRKYYNYIRVTPMVQPLDDLGEAWALHDEIAAPGYYATTLDTGIHCEITVGEKVAVHRYTFPESRSARVVVDLSCGGLAIDLGRTVPLRAHVESTGHGRAQGTVVLEGVPLSVHLEVQGPGLRQMLWHDRRLIEGGTRLDFDSIRQTTLRPFGLLFMGPVRAGDVVEVRLGFSLRGCEQARENLERECNGPEPVFDAVRARTAARWAEHIGRVEVDGGTPARRQVMATALYHSLIKPCFGDDESPFWPASGPFAFDICTMWDLYKTQIPLLMTIAPTRATDLLESLIRVCEEEGNFPIGYRMARGADRFFRQASALAHTALADAHALGLPGIDWSWALVHMADDLRRLYGEDFFEHRIVHPITHTLDLAYGHHCTATVARALGDKRLADDLEARSRWWVNAFDPSTGLLRDSEFYEGGKWNYSFRLVHDMHARIALAGGDEAFVGMLDAFFGFGAAPVMQPGQRPDPEEMAAGYALNRFEGLNNEPDMEAPWAYHYAGRPDRTAEIVHAALTWQFGTGAGGLPGNDDSGGLSSWYVWASLGLFPLAGQSLFLVNAPAFARAALKVSGGEFVIETSGHREVPVGADGVEETPPVQYVQSARLNGRPLPATHLSATEVHAGGVLQLELGPEPSSWGSAARPPSLTERARGGRP, from the coding sequence ATCTACAGTCTGGCCATTCTCGACAACGTTGATCCCTTCATCGGGACCGCCGCGACCAGCCTTCCGCCCGCGAGCGGTCTCGCCGCCACGTGGTGGTGGCCGAAACCGCAGGTGGGAAACACCCATCCGGGTGCCACCTCGCCTCTCGGCATGGTGTCGGCCTGTGCCTACTCCGGGGCCTATCCCACGGGATACGGGCGCTACAGCAAGAACACGGAGGGCGTGCCCGAGGAGATGTTCGAGACGCTGCAGGCGTCCGGTTTCACGCATTTCCAGCAGTCCGGCACCGGCGCGATCCGCAAGTACTACAACTACATACGGGTCACGCCGATGGTGCAGCCCCTGGACGACCTGGGCGAGGCGTGGGCGCTGCACGACGAGATCGCGGCGCCCGGGTACTACGCCACCACCTTGGACACCGGCATCCACTGCGAGATCACGGTGGGCGAGAAGGTCGCCGTCCACCGCTACACGTTCCCGGAGAGCCGCAGCGCCCGCGTCGTGGTGGACCTGTCCTGCGGCGGGCTCGCCATCGACCTCGGCCGCACGGTCCCGCTGCGGGCCCACGTGGAGAGCACGGGGCACGGCCGCGCGCAGGGCACCGTGGTGCTGGAGGGGGTGCCGCTGTCGGTGCACCTGGAGGTCCAGGGGCCCGGCCTGCGTCAGATGCTCTGGCACGACCGCAGGCTGATCGAGGGCGGCACCCGGCTCGACTTCGACAGCATCCGCCAGACCACCCTGCGCCCGTTCGGGCTGCTGTTCATGGGTCCCGTGCGCGCGGGCGACGTCGTCGAGGTGCGCCTGGGCTTCTCGCTGCGCGGTTGTGAGCAGGCGCGCGAGAACCTGGAACGCGAGTGCAACGGCCCGGAGCCGGTCTTCGACGCGGTCCGGGCCCGCACCGCCGCCCGCTGGGCGGAGCACATCGGCCGCGTCGAGGTCGACGGCGGCACGCCCGCCCGGCGGCAGGTGATGGCGACCGCGCTCTACCACTCGCTGATCAAGCCGTGCTTCGGCGACGACGAGAGCCCGTTCTGGCCGGCGTCGGGGCCGTTCGCGTTCGACATCTGCACGATGTGGGACCTCTACAAGACCCAGATCCCGCTCCTGATGACCATCGCCCCGACCCGCGCCACGGACCTGCTCGAGTCGCTGATCCGGGTCTGCGAGGAGGAGGGCAACTTCCCGATCGGCTACCGGATGGCCCGGGGCGCGGACCGGTTCTTCCGGCAGGCCAGCGCGCTCGCCCACACGGCGCTGGCCGATGCGCACGCGCTCGGGCTCCCCGGGATCGACTGGAGCTGGGCGCTCGTGCACATGGCCGACGACCTGCGGCGCCTCTACGGGGAGGACTTCTTCGAGCACCGCATCGTGCACCCGATCACGCACACGCTCGACCTCGCCTACGGCCACCACTGCACGGCCACGGTGGCCAGGGCGCTCGGCGACAAGCGCCTCGCCGACGACCTGGAGGCGCGCAGCCGCTGGTGGGTCAACGCCTTCGACCCGTCGACGGGCCTGCTGCGGGACTCGGAGTTCTACGAGGGCGGCAAGTGGAACTACTCGTTCCGGCTGGTCCACGACATGCACGCCCGGATCGCGCTGGCCGGTGGCGACGAGGCGTTCGTCGGGATGCTCGACGCCTTCTTCGGGTTCGGCGCCGCGCCGGTGATGCAGCCGGGGCAGCGACCCGATCCCGAGGAGATGGCCGCGGGCTACGCGCTCAACCGGTTCGAGGGGCTCAACAACGAGCCGGACATGGAAGCGCCGTGGGCCTACCACTACGCCGGGCGCCCCGACCGCACCGCCGAGATCGTGCACGCGGCGTTGACCTGGCAGTTCGGCACCGGGGCGGGAGGCCTGCCGGGCAACGACGACTCCGGGGGCCTCAGCTCCTGGTACGTCTGGGCCTCGCTCGGGCTCTTCCCGCTCGCCGGGCAGAGCCTGTTCCTGGTGAACGCGCCCGCGTTCGCCCGGGCCGCCCTGAAGGTGTCGGGCGGTGAGTTCGTGATCGAGACCAGCGGGCATCGCGAGGTGCCGGTCGGCGCGGACGGTGTCGAGGAGACGCCGCCCGTGCAGTACGTCCAGTCGGCGCGGTTGAACGGGCGGCCGCTGCCGGCCACCCATCTCTCCGCGACGGAGGTGCACGCCGGAGGGGTGTTGCAGCTCGAGCTGGGGCCGGAGCCGAGCTCGTGGGGGAGCGCGGCCCGCCCACCGTCCCTGACCGAACGCGCGAGAGGTGGCCGACCATGA
- a CDS encoding glycosyltransferase encodes MNQRRLVIVVRADPVICGHSGEARNLAEVALHRGFTDVRLLTWPIATLQAAGLPLKPLERLQPYSDGITVERPEPVGDYRVPDGRHIAGLTGRLVELLAEPIPTTCLSMYLSPHANVVVDAVAAARAAGFPADVHTMAKAVGSDVTNVIKSCLREGRFGAAAVVLTTYLAHDEVLAVSEYTRDQIILAAEAVDAHCADRYGSGTRFAWACRDRVTISYPPIDTSAYLELDPAAVDAALARRGLERDGYVLFLSRVTRAKGVHDLIAAFAASRARDRVKLVIAGTGPALPEVRALAGDDERIVFLTDVDDDEKPLLMRGCATYALPTKPEPDFVETFGIALTEKLLAGGGPVITTLTGGTGEAVGDTAVIVEAGDVEALRGALDRVVLEMSEHERRGMELRGRDHAMAFDRFRVFDDLFRAPRHVTLVDGTAAHAG; translated from the coding sequence ATGAACCAACGCCGACTCGTGATCGTCGTACGGGCCGATCCGGTGATCTGCGGTCACTCCGGGGAGGCCCGCAACCTGGCGGAGGTGGCGCTGCACCGCGGCTTCACCGACGTCCGGCTGCTCACGTGGCCGATCGCCACCCTGCAGGCGGCAGGGCTGCCGCTGAAGCCGCTCGAGCGCCTGCAGCCCTACTCGGACGGCATCACCGTGGAACGCCCCGAGCCGGTCGGCGACTACCGGGTGCCGGACGGGCGGCACATCGCCGGGCTCACCGGGCGGCTGGTCGAGCTGCTGGCCGAGCCGATCCCGACCACGTGCCTGTCGATGTACCTGTCGCCGCACGCGAACGTCGTGGTCGACGCGGTGGCCGCCGCCCGCGCGGCCGGTTTCCCCGCCGACGTGCACACGATGGCGAAGGCCGTGGGCTCCGACGTCACCAACGTGATCAAGTCCTGCCTGCGGGAGGGGCGGTTCGGCGCCGCGGCCGTCGTGCTGACCACCTACCTCGCCCACGACGAGGTGCTCGCCGTGTCCGAGTACACGCGCGACCAGATCATCCTCGCCGCGGAGGCGGTCGACGCCCACTGTGCTGATCGATACGGCAGTGGCACCCGCTTCGCCTGGGCCTGCCGGGACCGCGTCACGATCAGCTATCCGCCGATCGACACCTCCGCCTACCTCGAACTCGACCCCGCCGCCGTCGACGCCGCCCTCGCCCGGCGGGGGCTGGAACGCGACGGCTACGTGCTGTTCCTGTCGCGGGTGACCCGGGCGAAGGGCGTCCACGACCTCATCGCCGCATTTGCGGCGTCCCGCGCGCGGGACCGGGTGAAGCTGGTCATCGCGGGCACCGGGCCCGCGCTGCCCGAGGTCCGCGCGCTGGCAGGCGACGACGAGCGGATCGTCTTCCTCACCGACGTCGACGATGACGAGAAGCCGCTGCTCATGCGCGGCTGCGCGACCTACGCCCTGCCCACCAAGCCCGAGCCCGACTTCGTCGAGACGTTCGGCATCGCCCTCACCGAGAAGCTGCTAGCGGGCGGGGGGCCGGTGATCACCACCCTGACCGGCGGCACCGGCGAGGCCGTCGGCGACACGGCCGTGATCGTGGAGGCGGGCGACGTCGAGGCCCTGCGGGGGGCGCTGGACCGCGTCGTGCTGGAGATGTCGGAGCACGAGCGGCGCGGCATGGAGCTGCGCGGCCGCGACCACGCCATGGCCTTCGACCGCTTCCGCGTCTTCGACGACCTCTTTCGGGCCCCGCGGCACGTCACCCTCGTCGACGGGACCGCCGCGCACGCCGGGTGA